One genomic segment of Catalinimonas alkaloidigena includes these proteins:
- a CDS encoding dipeptidase, producing the protein MKNYYLSFIFSALSLALLSACNTEAQESDTEVTEENVDEKAMALAKEFIIVDGHIDLPYRMRIANFRLEREFVDPSVETDGDFDYVKAKEGGLDAPFMSIYIPASYQAAFDHEYGNLLEGEKNRAKEVADSLITLVEGISEKYPDKFAIATSPQEVEAHFEKGLIALPMGMENGAPIGDDLANVKYFYDRGIRYITLTHSKVNQICDSSYDSVRVWNGLSPFGEEVVQEMNKVGIMVDVSHISDSTFYDVMKITKAPVIASHSSCREFVPGFERNMDDDMIKVLGENGGVIQINFGSTFVDDKSREKSEEVRGHLRSWLEENNLTYEDSAAQAYIEGYMKENPAYSTVKKVADHIDHVVSLVGVDHVGFGSDFDGVGDTLPTGLKDASEYPNLIAELLLRGYTEEDIAKICYKNVFRVWKEVQNVSEELT; encoded by the coding sequence ATGAAAAATTATTACCTATCCTTCATATTTTCCGCCTTATCACTGGCGCTGCTATCTGCTTGCAACACGGAAGCGCAGGAAAGTGACACTGAAGTTACTGAAGAAAATGTAGACGAAAAGGCTATGGCACTTGCCAAAGAGTTCATCATTGTGGATGGGCACATAGACCTTCCTTACCGTATGAGAATCGCTAATTTCCGATTAGAACGCGAATTCGTTGATCCATCTGTAGAAACTGATGGGGATTTTGATTATGTAAAAGCCAAAGAAGGTGGACTTGATGCACCTTTCATGTCTATCTACATTCCCGCTTCTTATCAGGCTGCCTTTGATCATGAATATGGTAATTTGCTGGAAGGTGAAAAGAACCGAGCCAAGGAAGTGGCGGACTCACTCATCACTCTGGTAGAAGGCATAAGTGAGAAATATCCTGACAAATTTGCCATTGCCACCAGCCCTCAGGAGGTAGAGGCACATTTTGAGAAAGGCTTGATTGCTCTACCCATGGGTATGGAAAATGGCGCACCTATTGGAGACGACTTAGCCAATGTAAAGTACTTCTACGATCGTGGCATTCGCTACATCACATTAACCCATAGCAAAGTCAACCAGATTTGTGATTCTTCTTACGACTCAGTAAGAGTCTGGAACGGCTTAAGCCCTTTTGGAGAAGAAGTAGTACAGGAAATGAATAAGGTAGGCATCATGGTAGATGTCTCTCACATTTCAGACAGCACTTTTTATGATGTGATGAAAATTACCAAAGCCCCGGTGATTGCTTCTCATTCATCCTGCCGGGAATTTGTGCCTGGCTTTGAGCGAAATATGGATGATGATATGATCAAAGTGTTGGGCGAAAACGGTGGCGTTATTCAGATCAATTTCGGCTCTACTTTTGTCGATGACAAATCAAGGGAAAAGTCAGAAGAGGTAAGAGGACATCTCCGTAGCTGGTTAGAAGAAAATAATTTGACCTATGAAGACTCAGCTGCACAAGCTTATATAGAAGGCTATATGAAAGAAAACCCGGCTTATTCTACTGTCAAGAAAGTGGCGGACCACATTGACCATGTAGTAAGTCTGGTAGGTGTGGATCATGTAGGCTTTGGTTCAGACTTTGACGGTGTAGGCGATACACTTCCTACAGGACTGAAAGACGCTTCTGAATACCCAAACCTGATTGCCGAACTGCTCTTGAGAGGGTATACCGAAGAGGATATAGCCAAAATATGTTACAAGAATGTGTTCAGAGTCTGGAAGGAAGTTCAAAATGTTTCTGAAGAATTGACCTAA
- a CDS encoding gamma carbonic anhydrase family protein: protein MAKIISVRGFTPKWGEDCFIAENATLVGQLSMGDYCSVWFNAVVRADVNEISVGHHSNIQDGAIIHCTYEKAATYIGNHVTIGHRAIVHGCTLEDQTMVGMGAIVMDHAVVQSGAMIAAGAVVLENTVVEANSIYAGVPAKKIKTIGSENKAMMERIAKNYIKYSQWYK, encoded by the coding sequence ATGGCAAAAATAATATCAGTTAGAGGGTTTACCCCAAAGTGGGGAGAAGACTGCTTTATCGCGGAAAACGCTACCCTGGTAGGACAGCTCAGCATGGGAGATTATTGCAGTGTATGGTTTAATGCAGTAGTCAGGGCTGATGTGAATGAGATCAGTGTCGGCCATCATTCCAATATCCAGGATGGGGCCATCATTCATTGCACCTATGAAAAAGCCGCTACGTACATAGGCAATCATGTAACTATCGGACACCGAGCCATTGTACACGGTTGCACCCTGGAAGACCAGACAATGGTAGGTATGGGGGCTATTGTCATGGACCATGCTGTAGTACAAAGCGGGGCGATGATCGCCGCAGGCGCTGTGGTGTTAGAAAATACTGTTGTAGAAGCTAATAGCATCTACGCAGGAGTACCCGCAAAGAAGATAAAAACTATAGGTTCAGAAAATAAAGCCATGATGGAAAGAATTGCGAAAAATTATATTAAATATTCCCAATGGTATAAATAA
- a CDS encoding helix-turn-helix domain-containing protein, whose product MFGLSIFLKKSKNHKSMMRIYLRRFVSRKELADRLGISEATLKRKMNRVQGIEQKRYELLDSEIVSAFFNTYSLSPRSLEDIADYELNSSWNNTKLAC is encoded by the coding sequence ATGTTTGGGCTCTCTATATTTCTTAAAAAAAGCAAAAACCATAAAAGCATGATGAGGATATATTTGCGAAGATTTGTAAGCAGAAAGGAGTTAGCTGACCGTTTGGGAATTAGTGAGGCCACGCTGAAAAGAAAAATGAACCGGGTGCAAGGTATTGAGCAAAAAAGATACGAACTGCTTGATTCTGAAATAGTTTCCGCCTTTTTTAATACCTACTCCCTTTCTCCCCGAAGCCTGGAAGATATCGCAGACTATGAATTGAATAGCTCTTGGAATAACACAAAGTTAGCTTGTTAG
- a CDS encoding HEPN domain-containing protein — protein sequence MEIKLVCSTVFFEIEKSANGFKVEDFIISNDKTLLRKEIQNKTFVTNIGLKSCYSLDNNPFLLSKADSSYYFKQLKVDSDIKLSEIKHEHVQFFFMCLWFIKDCSSNADTLYTYNIEENNAYPRYRNIFNSNASGEYTNTKFSYEELANAYSIFHKAASLMNKGLDAKKFIESKPVNNAQTTLGSMHYIPYNDRNRIDRALMFLSLARSNSFLPLKISFYVAIFETLFTTDNSEVTHKVSERISYYLASEFETKIDTFKLIKTAYTIRSKFVHGQHLGSKFKSREKLINISKEIDQLTRILLLKIINTDSEYFLQDNNMLDEWLTSLVFS from the coding sequence ATGGAAATCAAATTAGTTTGTAGTACTGTCTTTTTTGAAATTGAAAAATCAGCAAATGGATTTAAAGTTGAAGATTTTATCATTTCAAATGACAAAACTCTCCTTAGAAAAGAAATTCAAAACAAAACATTTGTAACAAACATTGGACTAAAATCCTGTTATTCGCTGGATAACAACCCTTTTTTGCTTTCTAAAGCAGATAGCTCTTATTATTTTAAACAATTAAAAGTAGATAGTGACATTAAACTTTCTGAAATTAAGCATGAACATGTACAATTCTTTTTTATGTGTTTATGGTTTATAAAAGACTGTTCATCTAATGCTGATACACTTTATACTTATAACATAGAGGAAAATAATGCATATCCGAGATACAGAAATATTTTTAATAGCAATGCAAGCGGTGAATATACAAACACAAAATTTTCATACGAAGAGCTAGCAAATGCATATTCCATATTTCATAAAGCTGCTTCTTTAATGAATAAAGGACTTGATGCAAAAAAGTTCATTGAAAGCAAACCTGTTAATAATGCTCAAACCACTCTAGGCAGCATGCATTATATTCCTTACAATGATCGCAACAGAATTGATAGGGCATTAATGTTTTTATCTCTAGCTCGATCTAACTCTTTTTTACCACTAAAAATCTCATTTTATGTAGCAATTTTTGAAACTCTATTTACGACTGATAATTCTGAAGTTACCCACAAAGTCTCAGAACGAATAAGCTATTATTTAGCATCAGAATTTGAAACTAAGATAGATACTTTTAAGCTAATAAAGACTGCTTATACAATTAGATCAAAATTTGTCCACGGTCAACATTTAGGTTCAAAATTTAAGTCAAGAGAAAAATTGATTAATATTTCAAAAGAGATAGATCAGTTAACTCGCATTTTATTACTAAAGATAATAAATACTGATTCAGAGTATTTTTTACAAGACAATAATATGTTAGATGAATGGCTCACTTCTTTAGTTTTTTCATAA
- a CDS encoding helix-turn-helix domain-containing protein, whose translation MDGLDNLGKRIRFSRKKNGLSQEKLAQLLGITTSGVGNYETGKSKPSIEVLVNISNLCNVTVDWLTKGGEEPNFDSDPSSSKPMDNGTFGDDIEKQMMRNVIAELRKDKEYLQNLLNNVTSGKDEVIDILAESLPKVISGSVTPVRYALQ comes from the coding sequence ATGGATGGATTAGATAATCTGGGAAAGCGAATACGTTTTTCCAGAAAAAAAAACGGCTTGAGCCAGGAAAAGCTAGCTCAACTTTTAGGTATTACAACTAGTGGTGTAGGAAACTATGAAACTGGTAAAAGTAAGCCTAGCATAGAAGTTCTTGTCAATATCAGCAATTTATGTAATGTCACTGTAGATTGGCTTACAAAAGGAGGTGAGGAACCTAACTTTGATTCAGATCCTTCTTCCAGTAAGCCTATGGATAATGGCACGTTCGGAGATGACATTGAAAAGCAAATGATGAGAAACGTTATTGCTGAGCTTCGTAAGGATAAAGAATACCTTCAGAATTTACTGAATAATGTAACTTCGGGAAAGGATGAGGTCATTGATATTTTGGCCGAGAGTTTACCAAAAGTAATCTCTGGTTCAGTGACCCCTGTACGATACGCTCTACAATGA
- a CDS encoding outer membrane beta-barrel protein: protein MLVGSAKAQNQQKHLVQLQGGFSWIGLSANIANTFNVVDDIRFSASPALHIEYNYFFYERLSLGVGIAYQQISAFYDGYEYESGGETITENINAELTRLNFSARALFWYNPNSTFRLYSGLRLGVSNWRADTNTGDPNFDIDQYINIALGAAFAPQLILVGGDIPINEALHVGGELSIGSPYFISAGVSYAW, encoded by the coding sequence TTGTTAGTAGGAAGCGCTAAGGCGCAGAATCAACAAAAACATCTTGTGCAATTACAGGGAGGCTTTAGCTGGATCGGTTTGTCAGCCAATATCGCCAATACTTTTAATGTGGTAGATGATATTCGTTTCAGCGCCAGTCCTGCATTGCATATAGAGTACAATTATTTTTTTTATGAAAGGCTGAGTCTGGGCGTAGGCATAGCCTATCAGCAAATCAGTGCTTTTTATGATGGCTATGAGTATGAGTCAGGTGGAGAAACGATTACTGAAAATATCAATGCGGAATTAACGAGGCTTAATTTTTCTGCGAGAGCATTATTCTGGTACAATCCTAATAGCACCTTTCGCTTATATTCAGGATTAAGATTGGGAGTTTCCAACTGGAGAGCAGATACGAATACCGGAGACCCTAACTTTGATATAGACCAGTATATAAATATTGCACTGGGGGCTGCTTTCGCACCTCAACTTATATTAGTGGGAGGAGACATACCTATTAATGAAGCTTTACATGTGGGAGGTGAATTGTCCATAGGCTCTCCCTATTTTATCAGTGCAGGGGTAAGTTACGCATGGTAG
- a CDS encoding alpha/beta hydrolase — translation MKKPGIKRRKFIQNTSLLLGTTSLTTLTTMMQENEPRDPNPPYLGEEINLWEDESPNNGSHKNYRPKLRLYYPSLKRNLYENRKFPVVLICPGGGYHVQAHHEGQPFAQLFALHGIVGAVLTYRVHPDPYPGAYADATRAMRILRSKADQYQLDAKKVGIMGFSAGGHLASTVATQPELYKEPEDDLVDQFSARPEKVILGYPVISFEEHAHQGSVKAQLGENPDPQMMEQLSNQKQVTADTPPAFLFHAADDGGVPIQNSLMFANACVEHEVPLELHVFPKGGHGMGMALDNPSLSIWSENLMNWMGDWKLG, via the coding sequence ATGAAGAAGCCTGGAATAAAAAGAAGAAAATTCATTCAAAATACCTCCTTATTATTGGGTACAACCAGTTTAACTACCCTTACTACCATGATGCAGGAAAATGAGCCACGCGACCCGAATCCCCCTTATCTGGGTGAAGAAATCAATCTTTGGGAAGATGAATCGCCTAATAATGGAAGTCATAAAAATTACCGTCCTAAGCTCAGGTTGTATTATCCTTCCCTGAAACGAAATTTGTACGAGAATAGAAAATTTCCAGTAGTGCTGATTTGTCCGGGAGGGGGATACCATGTGCAGGCGCATCATGAGGGGCAGCCTTTCGCGCAGTTATTTGCTCTGCATGGTATAGTAGGAGCAGTACTTACTTATCGTGTACATCCTGACCCCTATCCGGGAGCTTATGCCGATGCTACCCGAGCCATGCGTATCCTTCGTTCCAAAGCAGATCAATATCAATTGGATGCGAAGAAGGTGGGGATCATGGGCTTCAGCGCGGGAGGTCATCTGGCTTCCACTGTGGCTACGCAACCGGAATTGTATAAAGAACCCGAAGATGATTTGGTAGATCAATTTTCTGCCCGTCCTGAGAAAGTGATTTTGGGATATCCGGTGATTTCCTTTGAGGAGCATGCTCACCAAGGTTCGGTAAAAGCGCAGTTAGGGGAGAATCCTGATCCGCAGATGATGGAACAACTGTCCAATCAAAAACAGGTTACGGCTGATACCCCTCCTGCTTTTCTCTTTCATGCGGCGGATGATGGGGGAGTACCAATACAGAACAGCCTGATGTTTGCCAATGCCTGTGTGGAACATGAAGTGCCGCTGGAATTACATGTCTTTCCCAAAGGCGGACACGGTATGGGTATGGCTTTGGATAATCCCAGCCTAAGCATCTGGTCAGAAAACCTGATGAACTGGATGGGAGATTGGAAGTTGGGGTAG
- a CDS encoding DUF4114 domain-containing protein, whose translation MKKTKHIKHKILSPLMLFSLLIFNACNEDTIEKEKLNQRFNINNNEVDLNSRVRIPEYEEMLSLYDAPLNITHNNARLKNITSGSSDYVLVMRAEVEAPEAGGNILKASHVFIDGDKAFVSYNTEGPMYKGGVEVFDISNIQAPSLIFQMLVDDTDYSSVFYADGKIYLAGATENTEEFNLNSNAVLEIIDYPSSEESESQVVDISSFVATDVKVRDNHIYVTSGSHGGITVLDKETLEVVTATGMDDARSIAFNDEYYAVMQGTPARVKIYRRADHSYVNGYNVGGADIPEAKSILNITNDKIFLPVGKGGLKIIDFHTGEILSEMGLPSIEGIEDEMIVTNGVSVNEEKIFCANGAAGMYLSEHHSASTSLIGSVGFQASANYVESQGQAMFVATGAGGLKIIEIVNYNPGEGDYIPGDEWEDDGTPKNLCEKATQIDTELENLIVNNFIETENLIERKPSYFADDVVTDLYIEEDTDLKITFYSEATLFKNTLGYYIYDPSNPPTTQDEIKNMTILFANASAEGKGGGLRKGDKVCITDLKAGTAIGFFLITSGWKGSEVTSGVYTHFTSKHLNTDRPEKYRQASLLLRAEDHQLGILTFEDIRLPGGDKDYDDVIFFLEPTNSNSVDLSKLTAIH comes from the coding sequence ATGAAAAAGACAAAGCACATTAAGCATAAAATACTCTCACCCTTGATGCTATTCTCTCTATTGATATTTAACGCATGTAATGAGGATACTATAGAAAAGGAAAAGCTCAATCAGAGATTCAATATCAACAATAATGAAGTTGATTTAAATAGTCGTGTGCGCATTCCGGAGTACGAAGAGATGCTTTCCTTATACGATGCTCCTTTGAATATCACACACAATAATGCACGATTAAAAAATATTACTTCAGGAAGCTCAGACTATGTGCTAGTCATGCGTGCTGAGGTAGAAGCTCCCGAGGCAGGCGGAAATATATTAAAAGCGTCCCACGTATTCATTGATGGCGATAAAGCATTTGTATCTTACAATACCGAAGGGCCTATGTACAAAGGGGGTGTAGAGGTTTTTGATATCAGTAATATTCAGGCTCCTTCTCTTATCTTCCAGATGCTGGTGGATGATACTGATTATAGTTCTGTATTTTATGCAGATGGGAAAATCTACCTGGCCGGGGCTACAGAAAATACGGAAGAGTTTAACCTCAACTCCAATGCGGTGCTGGAAATTATAGACTATCCATCTTCTGAGGAAAGTGAAAGCCAGGTGGTAGATATTTCCAGTTTTGTAGCTACCGATGTAAAAGTGCGAGATAACCACATTTATGTTACTTCAGGCTCACATGGTGGTATTACTGTGCTTGACAAAGAAACACTGGAAGTAGTTACAGCTACAGGCATGGACGATGCCCGCTCTATCGCTTTCAATGATGAATACTACGCGGTAATGCAGGGCACACCGGCAAGGGTCAAAATCTATCGTAGAGCAGATCACAGCTATGTCAATGGATATAATGTGGGGGGGGCTGATATACCTGAAGCCAAATCTATTTTGAACATTACGAATGATAAAATTTTCCTGCCCGTAGGTAAAGGAGGATTGAAAATCATTGATTTCCATACTGGTGAAATACTGTCGGAAATGGGCTTACCTAGCATTGAAGGCATTGAGGATGAAATGATTGTAACCAATGGTGTTTCGGTCAATGAGGAGAAAATTTTCTGTGCCAATGGCGCTGCCGGAATGTACCTGTCAGAACACCATTCGGCTAGTACAAGCCTGATTGGGAGTGTAGGGTTTCAGGCTTCGGCAAATTATGTGGAAAGCCAGGGGCAAGCCATGTTCGTAGCTACCGGTGCCGGCGGCCTAAAAATTATTGAAATCGTAAACTACAATCCCGGAGAGGGTGACTATATCCCTGGTGATGAGTGGGAAGATGATGGTACCCCCAAAAATTTATGTGAAAAGGCCACTCAAATAGACACTGAACTGGAAAACCTGATTGTCAATAACTTTATTGAGACAGAAAATCTTATTGAGAGAAAGCCCAGTTATTTTGCTGATGATGTAGTTACTGACCTTTACATTGAAGAAGATACTGATCTTAAAATTACATTTTATAGCGAAGCTACTTTATTCAAAAACACACTGGGTTACTATATTTATGATCCTTCCAATCCTCCTACAACACAGGATGAGATCAAAAATATGACGATCTTGTTTGCTAATGCCTCTGCTGAGGGAAAAGGAGGGGGCTTAAGAAAAGGGGATAAAGTTTGTATAACTGATTTAAAGGCAGGTACGGCTATAGGTTTCTTCCTGATCACTTCGGGATGGAAGGGTTCTGAAGTTACTTCCGGGGTATATACACATTTTACCAGCAAGCACTTAAATACGGATCGGCCTGAAAAGTATCGTCAGGCAAGTTTGCTGCTCAGAGCAGAAGATCACCAGCTAGGTATTCTTACATTTGAAGATATTCGCTTGCCCGGGGGAGATAAGGACTACGATGATGTGATTTTCTTCCTTGAGCCTACCAACAGTAATAGTGTGGATCTCTCAAAACTAACAGCTATACATTAA